A genome region from Sphingobacteriaceae bacterium GW460-11-11-14-LB5 includes the following:
- a CDS encoding methionine aminotransferase: MLNIQSKLPGVSTTIFSVMSKLAAEHNAINLSQGFPDYACDPKLVELVNKAMQDGFNQYAPMPGSTFLKETIAEKVENLYNIKYNPETEITVTAGGTQAIFTALASIINAGDEVIIFEPAYDSYAPTIKLLGGLVKTYELAPPNYAIDWDMVKKLFTAKTRMIILNTPQNPTGSILSSDDMKSLIKLISGTDILILSDEVYEHLIYDEQKHQSVMLYPELKQRSFIIASFGKLLHATGWKLGYCLAPEKLTKEFRKVHQFNVFSVNSPMQQAIAHYIKEPKNYTEIGSFFQQKRDYFRSLLAESRFKLLPCNGSYFQCVSYSSISDEKDTDFSMRLIKEFGVATIPVSAFYQKGIDHKIIRFCFAKENATLALAAEKLKNV; the protein is encoded by the coding sequence ATGCTTAATATACAATCTAAACTCCCTGGCGTAAGTACCACCATTTTTTCGGTGATGAGTAAACTTGCAGCAGAACACAATGCCATTAATCTTTCTCAGGGATTTCCTGACTATGCCTGCGATCCAAAACTAGTTGAATTGGTCAATAAAGCCATGCAGGATGGTTTTAATCAATATGCCCCTATGCCTGGTTCTACTTTTTTAAAAGAAACCATCGCAGAGAAAGTTGAAAACCTATACAACATCAAATACAATCCCGAAACCGAAATTACGGTTACAGCAGGTGGAACGCAAGCGATTTTTACCGCATTGGCGTCCATTATAAATGCAGGTGATGAAGTTATTATTTTCGAACCGGCTTACGATAGCTACGCACCTACCATTAAACTATTAGGCGGTCTGGTTAAAACCTATGAACTTGCCCCGCCAAACTATGCTATTGACTGGGATATGGTTAAAAAGTTATTTACGGCCAAAACCAGAATGATTATCTTAAATACACCACAAAATCCAACGGGTAGTATTTTATCGTCAGATGATATGAAATCGCTGATTAAGCTCATCAGTGGTACCGATATTTTAATCTTGAGCGACGAAGTTTACGAACATTTAATTTATGATGAACAAAAACACCAAAGTGTAATGCTCTACCCTGAATTAAAACAACGAAGCTTCATTATAGCCTCCTTTGGGAAGCTTTTGCACGCTACAGGCTGGAAGCTCGGTTATTGTTTAGCTCCGGAGAAATTAACCAAAGAATTTAGAAAAGTACACCAATTTAATGTTTTCAGCGTTAATAGTCCCATGCAGCAAGCTATTGCCCATTACATTAAAGAGCCAAAAAATTATACTGAAATAGGCAGCTTTTTTCAGCAGAAGAGAGATTATTTCAGAAGCCTCCTGGCCGAAAGCCGTTTTAAACTTTTGCCTTGCAACGGTTCATATTTTCAATGCGTAAGCTATAGCAGCATTAGCGATGAAAAGGATACCGATTTTAGCATGAGACTGATTAAAGAATTTGGAGTGGCCACCATTCCGGTTTCTGCATTTTACCAAAAAGGAATCGATCATAAAATTATCAGGTTCTGCTTTGCTAAAGAAAACGCCACACTTGCCCTAGCGGCCGAGAAATTAAAAAACGTTTAA
- a CDS encoding peptidase: protein MTTEKSEPQKNKITVAPSGLGKKQVKKDSGKGKGKKRLAGLSRWLHIYLSMVSFTILLFFAVSGLTLNHADWFTSGKEVVKKDSGSVNLKWVNQPDTNKINKLQIVEFFRNKHAVKGALSDFRMDDRELSLTFNGPGYLADSFIDRETGKYELTTTRFGAVAVINDLHKGRDSGKAWSWIIDISAVLMTLVSISGIILICFIKKKRLSGFIIAAVGTIICYLIYKLFVP, encoded by the coding sequence TTGACTACAGAAAAATCGGAACCGCAAAAAAATAAGATCACGGTTGCACCTAGCGGCCTGGGGAAAAAGCAGGTTAAAAAAGATAGCGGGAAGGGCAAGGGTAAAAAACGTTTAGCTGGTTTATCACGCTGGCTGCATATTTACTTATCGATGGTGAGTTTTACGATCCTGTTGTTCTTCGCTGTATCGGGCCTGACTTTGAACCATGCAGATTGGTTTACTTCAGGCAAGGAAGTGGTTAAAAAGGATTCCGGATCAGTAAACTTAAAATGGGTAAACCAACCTGATACCAATAAAATTAACAAGTTACAGATTGTTGAGTTTTTTAGGAATAAACATGCGGTGAAAGGCGCATTAAGTGATTTTAGGATGGATGACAGAGAACTGAGCCTTACCTTTAATGGCCCGGGTTACCTGGCTGATTCCTTTATCGACCGCGAAACCGGTAAATACGAATTAACTACAACCAGGTTTGGCGCTGTGGCCGTGATTAATGATTTGCACAAAGGCAGGGATTCGGGTAAAGCCTGGTCGTGGATTATCGATATTTCGGCAGTACTGATGACCCTGGTGTCTATCTCCGGAATTATCTTAATCTGTTTCATCAAAAAGAAACGACTAAGCGGTTTTATCATCGCAGCAGTAGGTACGATTATTTGCTATTTAATTTACAAGTTATTTGTACCATAG
- a CDS encoding Bcr/CflA family drug resistance efflux transporter, translated as MAKKQHFYLILILGSLAALGPFSIDMYLPGFVDIAKDLSSNESTVALSLSSFFIGISAGQLLYGPLLDKFGRKKPLYFGLALYILSSFLCLAVTDVNQLIVLRFVQAIGSCATAVASVAMVRDLFSVEESPKVFASLMLVIAVSPMLAPTAGGYLISALGWKYVFVFLGLMAVLMLLATIFKLPESYKPDPNYSLKPKPILTNFFTVLKEPQFYTYALISSITFSGLFAYVSSSPQVFMKIYEVSKTGYGWIFALLSVSFIGSSQVNSLILKWFSSKNIVTYALIAQCIFSLIFLVFALNNWLNLYSTIGFIALFLACLGLINPNAAALSLAPFTKNAGSASALMGALQMGLGALASVMVSLFSEHSVVPMPLVMTAAAFIALCCLLIGRRFITTEVDASSDSAVIAH; from the coding sequence ATGGCTAAAAAACAACATTTCTACCTCATCCTCATTTTAGGTTCATTGGCTGCTCTTGGCCCCTTCTCTATCGACATGTACCTGCCTGGTTTTGTTGATATTGCAAAGGATTTAAGCAGTAATGAATCTACTGTAGCCCTATCATTATCGAGTTTTTTTATCGGGATTTCTGCCGGCCAGTTATTGTATGGTCCGCTATTGGATAAATTTGGGAGAAAAAAACCGCTATATTTTGGTTTGGCACTTTATATCCTTTCCTCTTTTCTTTGTTTGGCCGTAACTGATGTGAACCAGTTAATTGTTTTACGTTTTGTACAAGCCATTGGAAGTTGTGCTACGGCTGTAGCCTCGGTTGCTATGGTTCGTGATCTGTTTTCTGTAGAAGAAAGCCCGAAAGTATTTGCCTCCCTAATGCTGGTAATCGCGGTTTCACCGATGCTTGCCCCAACTGCAGGTGGTTACTTAATTTCGGCCTTAGGCTGGAAATACGTGTTTGTATTTTTAGGCTTGATGGCCGTTTTAATGCTTCTCGCTACAATTTTCAAACTGCCGGAGAGTTATAAGCCAGATCCGAATTACTCTTTAAAACCAAAGCCAATTTTAACCAATTTCTTCACGGTTTTAAAAGAGCCTCAATTTTATACCTATGCTTTAATTAGTTCAATAACCTTTTCGGGATTATTCGCCTATGTATCTTCGTCGCCTCAGGTATTTATGAAAATATATGAAGTGAGTAAAACTGGTTATGGATGGATATTTGCCCTGTTATCGGTATCGTTTATTGGTTCGAGCCAGGTAAACAGCCTGATATTGAAATGGTTTAGCAGCAAAAACATTGTCACCTATGCACTTATTGCACAATGTATTTTCAGTTTAATATTTTTGGTATTTGCTTTAAATAACTGGTTAAATTTATACTCAACAATCGGTTTTATTGCTTTATTTCTGGCTTGCTTAGGTTTAATTAATCCAAATGCTGCTGCTTTGTCGCTCGCGCCATTCACCAAAAATGCGGGTAGTGCATCGGCTTTAATGGGTGCCTTGCAAATGGGATTAGGCGCTCTGGCCTCGGTAATGGTAAGCTTATTTAGCGAACACTCGGTTGTGCCTATGCCATTGGTAATGACAGCAGCTGCATTTATCGCTTTATGCTGCTTGTTAATCGGCAGAAGGTTCATCACCACTGAAGTGGATGCATCATCTGATTCGGCAGTTATAGCGCATTAA
- a CDS encoding homoserine dehydrogenase, with amino-acid sequence MSKNLKIGLFGFGVVGQGLLDIIQSQNLNLEIIKIAIKDPRKKRTLNKDLFTTDRNEILNNTEINTIVELINDADAAYEIVTTALKNGKNVVSANKKMIATHLKELVDLQQELGTSLLYEGAVCGSIPIIRNLEEYYDNELFHALSGIFNGSSNYILSKIFNENQSYDSALKEAQDLGFAETDPILDVGGYDPKYKLAIATAHAYGLFVNPDAILNIGIQNLSNHDIKYAREKNFKIKLVPTARKVNTKDIVTYVLPKLVAKDDFLYNVENEYNAVAVQAAFADKQFFYGKGAGGHPTGAAVLSDIAALRYDYRYEYKKYHSENGVKHTEDILLEIYLRYADEDLITLLEFDNISERYAASSYKYVVGTVKLESLIKNRDLLLDESVFVAYTGRQIYKQEQLSENVFAQELASL; translated from the coding sequence ATGAGTAAGAATTTAAAAATCGGTTTATTTGGTTTCGGCGTTGTAGGGCAAGGTTTATTGGATATCATCCAAAGCCAGAACCTGAACCTGGAGATCATTAAAATCGCGATAAAAGACCCAAGAAAGAAGCGTACCCTTAATAAGGATCTGTTTACCACTGATCGCAACGAAATACTGAATAATACAGAGATCAATACGATTGTAGAATTAATTAATGATGCAGATGCGGCTTATGAAATCGTAACTACCGCATTAAAAAATGGTAAAAATGTAGTATCTGCCAATAAAAAAATGATCGCCACGCATTTGAAAGAGCTGGTAGATTTACAACAAGAGCTTGGTACTTCATTACTGTATGAAGGCGCTGTTTGTGGTAGTATTCCAATCATTCGAAATTTAGAAGAATACTATGATAATGAATTATTCCATGCTTTGAGTGGGATTTTCAATGGCTCATCTAATTACATCTTATCGAAAATATTTAACGAAAACCAAAGTTACGATTCGGCTTTAAAGGAAGCACAGGATTTAGGGTTCGCAGAAACCGATCCGATTTTAGATGTGGGCGGTTATGATCCAAAATATAAACTGGCCATTGCTACAGCACATGCCTATGGTTTGTTTGTAAATCCTGATGCCATTTTAAACATTGGTATACAGAACCTTTCTAACCACGACATTAAATATGCGCGTGAGAAAAACTTTAAAATTAAGCTGGTTCCTACTGCACGTAAAGTGAATACAAAAGACATTGTGACTTATGTACTACCTAAACTGGTAGCTAAGGATGATTTCCTTTACAACGTAGAAAACGAATACAATGCAGTTGCTGTTCAGGCGGCTTTTGCTGATAAACAGTTTTTCTATGGTAAAGGTGCGGGCGGCCACCCTACTGGTGCTGCTGTACTATCTGATATTGCCGCCTTGCGTTACGATTACCGTTACGAGTATAAAAAATACCACTCAGAAAACGGCGTAAAACATACGGAGGATATTCTGTTAGAAATCTACCTGCGTTATGCTGATGAGGATCTGATTACCCTATTGGAATTTGACAATATCAGCGAACGTTATGCTGCAAGCAGTTATAAATATGTGGTTGGAACGGTTAAGCTGGAAAGTTTAATTAAAAACCGCGACTTGCTTTTAGATGAATCTGTTTTTGTTGCCTACACCGGCAGACAGATTTACAAACAAGAGCAATTGAGTGAAAATGTTTTTGCCCAGGAATTGGCAAGCCTATAA
- a CDS encoding homoserine O-acetyltransferase, with protein sequence MSTTSTYHYNKQFKLESGKKIRNLQIAYQTYGKLNANKDNVIWVCHALTANADVFEWWEGLFGQNSLFNPEEHYIVCANVLGSHYGSSNPLSTNPVTGLPYYLSFPQFTIRDLVSAHQLLASHLGIDYIKLLIGGSLGGQQAVEWSISEPNKIENLILIATNAAHSPWGIAFNESQRLAITTDRTFYANQPNGGSKGLKTARSIALLSYRTYSAYGSTQVESVNDKTDNFRSSSYQNYQGEKLINRFNAYSYYYLTKAMDSHNVGRNRKSIADALKLITANTLVIGIENDVLFPLSEQKYLADHIPGAEFSALHSDYGHDGFLIETDALTNVIGNFIKESRNKKIIKLQHTA encoded by the coding sequence ATGAGTACAACATCAACATATCACTATAATAAACAGTTCAAATTAGAGAGCGGAAAAAAAATCCGTAACCTGCAGATTGCTTATCAAACTTATGGCAAATTAAATGCAAATAAAGATAATGTGATTTGGGTTTGCCATGCACTTACCGCCAATGCTGATGTTTTTGAATGGTGGGAAGGTTTATTCGGTCAAAACTCATTGTTCAATCCGGAAGAGCATTATATCGTTTGTGCCAATGTTTTAGGTTCGCATTATGGTAGCTCGAACCCATTAAGTACCAATCCGGTAACGGGCTTACCGTATTACCTTTCATTTCCTCAGTTTACCATCCGCGATTTAGTATCGGCACACCAGTTATTGGCATCGCATTTAGGTATTGATTATATTAAATTATTAATCGGTGGTTCGTTAGGTGGTCAGCAAGCTGTGGAGTGGAGTATTTCCGAACCGAATAAAATCGAAAACCTGATTTTGATTGCCACCAATGCAGCACATTCTCCGTGGGGAATTGCTTTTAACGAAAGTCAGCGTTTAGCCATTACTACCGACAGAACTTTTTATGCCAACCAACCTAACGGTGGCAGCAAGGGTTTAAAAACTGCCCGTAGCATTGCACTTTTAAGTTATAGAACATACAGTGCTTATGGCAGTACACAGGTAGAAAGTGTAAACGATAAGACAGATAATTTCAGGTCGTCTTCTTACCAGAATTATCAGGGAGAAAAACTGATCAACCGCTTTAATGCTTATAGTTATTATTATTTAACCAAAGCAATGGATAGTCATAATGTGGGCCGCAACCGTAAAAGTATCGCCGATGCATTAAAACTAATTACGGCAAATACATTAGTCATTGGTATTGAAAACGATGTGTTATTTCCACTGTCAGAGCAAAAATACCTGGCCGATCATATCCCTGGAGCAGAGTTTAGTGCCTTGCATTCGGATTATGGTCATGATGGATTTTTGATCGAAACAGATGCCCTGACTAACGTCATCGGAAACTTTATTAAGGAAAGCAGGAATAAAAAAATTATCAAATTACAGCATACGGCTTAG
- a CDS encoding O-acetylhomoserine aminocarboxypropyltransferase (catalyzes the formation of L-methionine and acetate from O-acetyl-L-homoserine and methanethiol): protein MSTSYKFETLQLHAGQEIDPTTGSRAVPIYQTTSYGFKNAEHGANLFALKEFGNIYTRIMNPTNDVFEKRIAALEGGVAALAVASGQAAQFIALNNILEAGDSIVSSSHIYGGTYNQFKVAFKRLGIHVDFANPDVPEEFENKITDKTKAIFLETIGNPAFSVPDFEKIAAIAKKYDLPLVVDNTFGAGGYLFKPLEHGANIVVESATKWIGGHGTSIGGVIVDGGNYNWGNGKFPQFSEPSEGYHGLVFSDVFGIGGPFGNIQFIIRARVEGLRDLGPALSPFNSFLLLQGLETLSLRVQRHVDNALELATWLENHPLVKEVQYPGLASSKYNNLAKKYLSNGFGAVLSFELTGSKENATQVVDNLKLVSHLANVGDAKTLIIQPSATTHQQLSETEQLAAGVKPNALRVSVGIEHIDDIKADFEQAFATIKATAPTAHLQA from the coding sequence ATGTCAACATCATATAAATTTGAAACTTTACAATTACACGCTGGTCAGGAAATAGATCCTACAACTGGATCAAGAGCGGTTCCTATTTATCAAACCACTTCTTATGGCTTTAAAAATGCCGAACATGGGGCTAATTTATTTGCTTTAAAAGAGTTTGGAAATATCTATACCCGGATCATGAATCCAACCAACGATGTTTTCGAAAAACGTATTGCAGCTTTAGAAGGTGGTGTAGCTGCTTTGGCCGTGGCCTCAGGACAAGCCGCTCAATTTATAGCCTTAAACAACATATTAGAAGCTGGCGACAGTATCGTTTCTTCATCTCACATTTACGGTGGAACTTATAATCAGTTTAAAGTTGCTTTTAAACGTTTGGGTATACATGTCGATTTTGCTAATCCTGATGTGCCTGAAGAATTTGAAAACAAAATCACCGATAAAACCAAAGCAATCTTTTTAGAAACCATTGGCAATCCGGCATTTAGTGTTCCTGATTTCGAAAAAATTGCGGCCATTGCAAAAAAATATGATCTGCCATTAGTGGTCGATAATACTTTCGGCGCAGGTGGTTATTTGTTTAAACCCTTAGAGCATGGCGCCAATATCGTGGTCGAATCGGCAACGAAATGGATTGGTGGCCACGGAACCAGTATTGGCGGTGTAATCGTTGATGGTGGAAATTACAACTGGGGCAATGGAAAATTCCCGCAATTCTCTGAGCCTTCGGAAGGTTATCATGGCTTGGTTTTTAGCGATGTTTTTGGCATCGGCGGACCATTTGGCAATATCCAGTTTATTATCCGGGCCCGTGTAGAAGGATTAAGAGATCTTGGACCGGCCTTATCCCCTTTCAATTCTTTTCTTTTATTACAAGGATTAGAAACTTTATCGCTCCGCGTTCAGCGCCATGTAGATAATGCATTAGAATTAGCCACCTGGTTAGAAAACCATCCATTGGTTAAAGAAGTTCAATATCCTGGTTTGGCCAGCAGCAAATACAACAACCTGGCTAAAAAATATTTAAGCAATGGTTTTGGTGCAGTATTATCGTTCGAGTTGACTGGAAGCAAAGAAAACGCAACACAGGTAGTTGATAACTTAAAACTGGTATCGCATCTGGCCAATGTAGGTGATGCAAAAACACTGATCATTCAGCCTTCAGCCACAACACACCAGCAATTAAGCGAAACAGAACAATTGGCAGCGGGTGTTAAACCAAATGCCTTAAGGGTTTCAGTCGGCATTGAGCATATTGATGATATTAAAGCCGATTTCGAACAAGCGTTTGCCACCATTAAAGCTACCGCTCCAACAGCGCATTTACAAGCCTAA